GTAGATCTCGCCGTTGAACACCAATACGAACCGGGCGTCGAGGGAGGCCATGGGCTGGTGTCCGGCTGGGGACAGGTCCTGGATGGAAAGTCTGGCGTGGCCGAAATGGACGTGCGGTGCGTGGTGTTCGCCATAGTCGTTGGGGCCGCGATGGACGAACGTCGGCTTGACCGCCTCGAAGCTGAAGGACCCGATTTCTGGTCTGCGGGAGACGATGCCGATGATTCCGCACATGGGACGTTTCCTGGTTGATTTCCGAGAACCGATTGTGCCATAATCCGAGCGCGACCGCACGCGGTCAGTTTCCGTTTTGCGCGACTTTTTCGGGGAGTGAACCCATGAGCACCGATCTTCCGCTGGTTTCTGTCGGGGTTCCCGTCTACAACGGCGAAGGCAAGCTGGAAGCGACGCTCCAGGCGCTGATCGATCAGGACTACCAGAATCTGGAGATCATCGTCTCCGACAATGCCTCGACGGACCAGACCGCGGCGATCCTCGAGAAGTTCGCCGCCAAGGATTCCAGGATCCGGCCGATCCGCCAGACACGGAACATCGGTGCGGCGGCGAATTTCGTCCAGGTCCTGGAACAATCGAAGGGTGAATACTTCATGTGGGCCGCCAGCGGGGATTATTGGAGCCGCAAGTACGTTGGAGTCCTCGCCGAACTCCTGCGGCAAAACGCCCAAGCGGTGCTGGCGGTTTCCCACGTGGGGCTCATCGACGGGCAGACAGGCCAGTTGAAGAACGAATTCTGGCATGCCGACCCCAAGCCCACGGTCGGGCTTTCGAAGGCCGATCGCATCCTACAGCACCTTTCCAGAAACGGCAACGACCTGGGGACCTACGGGCACTTGATCTACGGTTTGTTCCGGAGACACAATCTGAGGGAGTCCTACCGGATGCTGGGCGACACCAGCTTGGACTTCGGGACCGATGTCCTGCTCCTGCTCCTGATCTTGTCCCAGGGGGGGCTCGCCGTCCAACCGGAGAGAATCCTTTGGTATCGCACGGGAGGAAGTTCGACGGCCTTCCGGTTTGAGGACTTGTCGCAGTGGATGGAGTACCGGGCTACCTGCGCCAGACTCGTCCTGGGAATGGATCTGCAGGGTTTGGGGTTCGACGACCTGGTGAGGGTCCACCAGGCGCAGATGAAGTTCATCGACCAGTTCACAGGAGCCGATTCCCCCTACCAGGCATCCCTTATCCGGCAGATGCTCGGGGAGTGAGCCTTCCTAGGGGAGGGAGCCGAAGGCTTCCCGGGCCAGGCGATCGATTTGGGGCAACACTCGCGGTCCGTCGGGCGTGGCGGACAAATTTCGTCGGGCGAGGGCGAACGCAGCTCGATCTTTTTCCCTGATCGAACAGTGCGCCAATCCGATGAACGGAGCGCCTTCGCCCGGGGCCAGCTGGGCGGCGCACAGGAAGCGCGATCGCGCTGCGGCGGAATCGCCGGATTCGAAGAGGAGGATCCCCTCCTCCACCAGTTGAAACGCGTCGGTGTCGGGTGGCGAGGAGGCGGGAGGGTTCGTTCGAGCCTGTTTCCCGACAAGACCTTCCAATTTCGCCAAGGCCGCCTGAAACCGGGAGTGGGTTTCGGGAGTCGATTCCACCTCCAGTCTGCGCCGCAGGACTTCCACGATTTCCGGCAATTCCTGGCCGACCCACTCGATGAGCCGCCCCTCCCAGGGGCCTGTGGGGGTTTTCCGTGGGGAGCGACAGGCCTGTGGCCAGGCATTCCAGGGCCTCGAGCCAGGTGTGGGCGTATTCCGGATAGTGGTCGGGGTGGCCGTCGCGCTTCAATCCCACGCACGCCAGGAGATGGAAGGTCCGGCTCGAAGGATGGAGATGGATCATGCGTCGAGCCATGGCCCTGAAGGGAACTCCCGCCGCGAACGCGGTGAAGCCGGCCCGAAGGAGGGATTCCTGTTCGCTGGTGGCGGGAAGCGTGGGGCGTAGAGGGAGGGAGACCCATTCGCCGCGCCTGTGGCCCCGGCTGGCATCCTCGATGCAATCGAGGATGTAGGCGACGGATCCTCCTTGGCGCGTTGGAGACGGAATCTGTCCGGTGGTGCCGGCCTCCAGGGGGGCATGCGGCGTTTGCAGGAGGCGTCGGATCTCCGGGACGATCTCCTCCAGGCAACGAGCGATCCCTCCGTAGGGGTTGCTCGAGTTTCCCGCCTCGGGAGGCTGGATCAGGACGACGGGACGATGCGTAGCCAGGGCGAAGACATCCGCCGAACTGGATCGGTGGTGGACCAGCAGGGCCGCTTGCACGTAGTCCTCGATGTAGGAATCTGCGGTGCTGACTTCCAATCGGGGGGTGTCCGCG
This DNA window, taken from Fibrobacterota bacterium, encodes the following:
- a CDS encoding glycosyltransferase family 2 protein, which produces MSTDLPLVSVGVPVYNGEGKLEATLQALIDQDYQNLEIIVSDNASTDQTAAILEKFAAKDSRIRPIRQTRNIGAAANFVQVLEQSKGEYFMWAASGDYWSRKYVGVLAELLRQNAQAVLAVSHVGLIDGQTGQLKNEFWHADPKPTVGLSKADRILQHLSRNGNDLGTYGHLIYGLFRRHNLRESYRMLGDTSLDFGTDVLLLLLILSQGGLAVQPERILWYRTGGSSTAFRFEDLSQWMEYRATCARLVLGMDLQGLGFDDLVRVHQAQMKFIDQFTGADSPYQASLIRQMLGE